Proteins encoded in a region of the Pseudomonas sp. GOM7 genome:
- a CDS encoding acetolactate synthase 3 large subunit, which produces MELLSGAEMVVRFLRDEGVKYIYGYPGGALLHIYDALFKEPEVTHVLVRHEQAATHMADGYARATGKAGVVLVTSGPGATNAITGIATAYMDSIPMVVISGQVPSNMVGTDAFQETDMVGISRPIVKHSFIIKHPAEIPEVLKKAFYLAESGRPGPVVVDIPKDMGDPTQKFEYVYPKKVKLRSYSPAVRGHSGQIRKAAEMVLAAKRPVLYSGGGVIMGNASAPLTELAQMLNLPVTNTLMGLGGYPGTDRQFLGMLGMHGSYTANLAMHHADVILAVGARFDDRVINGAAKFCPNAKIIHIDIDPASISKTIKADIPIVGPVDSVLTEMVAILKEIGETPNKDTVASWWKQIDEWRGSGRLFPYNEGDGSIIKPQAVIETLCEVTKGDAFITSDVGQHQMFAAQYYRFNKPNRWINSGGLGTMGFGFPAAMGVKMNFPEADVACVTGEGSIQMNIQELSTCLQYDLPVKIVNLNNGALGMVRQWQDMQYSSRYSHSYMESLPDFVKLAEAYGHVGMRITELKDLKPGLEEAFALKNRLVFLDIAVDTSEHVYPMQIRDGAMRDMWLSKTERT; this is translated from the coding sequence GTGGAGCTCTTATCTGGCGCTGAAATGGTCGTCCGCTTCCTGCGTGACGAAGGCGTTAAGTACATCTATGGGTACCCGGGTGGTGCCCTCCTGCATATCTACGATGCCCTGTTCAAGGAACCGGAAGTGACTCACGTCCTGGTTCGCCACGAGCAGGCCGCGACCCACATGGCAGATGGTTATGCCCGCGCCACCGGCAAGGCCGGCGTGGTGCTGGTGACTTCCGGCCCGGGTGCGACCAATGCCATCACCGGTATCGCCACGGCTTACATGGACTCGATTCCCATGGTGGTGATTTCCGGTCAGGTGCCGAGCAACATGGTCGGTACCGATGCCTTCCAGGAAACCGACATGGTCGGTATCTCCCGGCCGATCGTGAAGCACAGCTTCATCATCAAGCACCCGGCGGAAATTCCCGAGGTGCTGAAAAAGGCGTTCTACCTCGCCGAGTCCGGTCGTCCCGGCCCGGTGGTGGTCGACATTCCCAAGGACATGGGCGATCCAACCCAGAAGTTCGAGTACGTCTATCCGAAGAAGGTCAAGCTGCGCTCCTACAGCCCGGCCGTACGTGGTCATTCCGGGCAGATCCGCAAGGCAGCCGAGATGGTACTGGCGGCCAAGCGCCCGGTGCTGTACTCCGGTGGTGGCGTGATCATGGGCAATGCCTCCGCGCCGCTGACCGAGCTGGCGCAGATGCTCAACCTGCCGGTGACCAATACCCTGATGGGCCTGGGTGGTTACCCCGGCACCGATCGCCAGTTCCTCGGCATGCTCGGCATGCACGGCAGCTACACCGCCAACCTGGCGATGCACCATGCCGACGTGATCCTGGCCGTTGGTGCGCGTTTCGATGACCGGGTGATCAACGGCGCGGCCAAGTTCTGCCCGAATGCCAAGATCATCCACATCGACATCGACCCGGCCTCGATCTCCAAGACCATCAAGGCCGATATTCCGATCGTCGGCCCGGTGGATAGCGTGCTGACCGAGATGGTCGCCATCCTCAAGGAAATCGGCGAAACCCCGAACAAGGACACGGTTGCTAGCTGGTGGAAGCAGATCGACGAGTGGCGCGGCAGTGGCCGTCTGTTCCCCTACAACGAGGGCGACGGTTCGATCATCAAGCCGCAGGCCGTGATCGAGACCCTCTGCGAAGTGACCAAAGGCGATGCCTTCATCACCTCCGACGTGGGCCAGCACCAGATGTTCGCGGCGCAGTACTACCGCTTCAACAAACCCAACCGCTGGATCAACTCCGGTGGCCTGGGCACCATGGGCTTCGGTTTCCCGGCGGCGATGGGCGTCAAGATGAATTTCCCGGAGGCCGACGTAGCTTGCGTGACCGGCGAAGGCAGCATCCAGATGAACATCCAGGAGCTGTCGACCTGCCTGCAGTACGACCTGCCGGTGAAGATCGTCAACCTGAACAACGGCGCGCTGGGCATGGTTCGCCAGTGGCAGGACATGCAGTACAGCAGTCGCTACTCGCACTCCTACATGGAGTCGCTGCCTGACTTCGTCAAGCTGGCCGAGGCCTATGGGCATGTGGGCATGCGCATCACCGAGCTGAAAGATCTCAAGCCGGGTCTCGAAGAGGCCTTCGCACTGAAGAATCGCCTGGTGTTCCTCGATATCGCAGTGGATACCAGCGAGCACGTCTACCCCATGCAGATTCGGGATGGCGCAATGCGTGACATGTGGCTGAGCAAGACGGAGCGGACCTAA
- a CDS encoding DUF4124 domain-containing protein gives MRLMILTGSLLLALSTSTLASQVYKWVDDKGVTHFGAQPPQGQEATTINTANPPPHSVAPAEPVPEVDRQQQAIDEKVKDQVAKQEAERKKYCEGARTNLAQLENNPRVRIEGEDGELRRIGEDERQKRIAELKKSIDENCRQ, from the coding sequence ATGCGCCTCATGATTCTTACCGGCAGTCTGTTGCTCGCCCTGAGCACCTCGACCCTGGCCAGCCAGGTGTACAAGTGGGTCGACGACAAGGGCGTGACGCACTTCGGCGCGCAGCCACCGCAAGGCCAGGAGGCCACCACCATCAACACGGCCAACCCACCACCGCATTCTGTCGCGCCTGCCGAGCCGGTCCCGGAGGTCGACAGGCAGCAGCAGGCCATCGATGAGAAGGTGAAGGATCAGGTGGCCAAGCAGGAAGCCGAGCGCAAGAAATACTGCGAGGGCGCCCGCACCAACCTTGCGCAACTGGAAAACAACCCTCGCGTACGCATCGAGGGTGAGGATGGCGAGTTGCGCCGCATCGGCGAGGACGAGCGCCAGAAGCGCATCGCCGAACTGAAGAAATCCATCGACGAGAACTGCCGCCAGTAA
- a CDS encoding YqcC family protein, translated as MDERTAQVAEQLLLIERELRQLGWWQSEAPSAEALASQAPFCVDTLAFEQWLQWIFLPRMKMLLESASPLPRASGIKEMAEMAYREQPHRARVLLELLGEFDRLLTRA; from the coding sequence ATGGATGAACGAACCGCTCAGGTTGCCGAGCAACTGCTGTTGATCGAGCGCGAGTTGCGTCAGCTAGGCTGGTGGCAGAGCGAGGCGCCCAGTGCCGAGGCACTGGCCAGCCAGGCGCCGTTCTGCGTCGATACCCTGGCCTTCGAGCAATGGTTGCAGTGGATCTTTCTGCCGCGCATGAAAATGCTGCTGGAAAGCGCCAGCCCGTTGCCGAGGGCATCGGGGATCAAGGAAATGGCCGAGATGGCCTATCGCGAGCAGCCGCACCGGGCGCGCGTGTTGCTCGAACTGCTGGGGGAGTTCGACCGCCTGCTGACACGCGCCTGA
- a CDS encoding tetratricopeptide repeat protein, whose product MNKKWLVALLTAALGGCSSVPQGSIPVVDAGTPLSAGRIAGASAPTPAQAQTQQIEEDSGVVVMVPQGAVSTPLQTGSQAAPSSGGLTFDEPPISAPQGNVYSPAPSAPSGIPSGGGLAADEQLDGPVLALLTTAQQQQGSGDLNGASSSLERAQRIAPREPQVLYRLAEVRLAQGDAAQAEQFARRGLTYASGRPALQASLWNLIAQARERQGDPAGAAKAREQARVTL is encoded by the coding sequence GTGAACAAGAAGTGGCTTGTCGCCCTGCTGACAGCGGCTCTGGGTGGTTGCAGCAGCGTGCCGCAGGGTTCGATTCCCGTGGTCGATGCCGGTACGCCGCTGTCGGCTGGGCGCATTGCCGGTGCCAGCGCACCAACGCCGGCGCAGGCGCAAACGCAACAGATCGAAGAAGACTCCGGCGTGGTGGTGATGGTGCCGCAGGGCGCCGTTTCCACGCCCCTGCAGACCGGCTCGCAGGCTGCCCCGTCCAGCGGTGGTCTGACCTTCGACGAACCACCGATCAGCGCCCCGCAGGGCAATGTCTACAGCCCGGCGCCCAGTGCGCCCAGCGGCATTCCCAGTGGCGGTGGGCTGGCGGCGGACGAACAGCTCGATGGCCCGGTACTGGCCTTGCTGACCACCGCTCAGCAGCAGCAGGGTAGCGGCGACCTCAATGGTGCCTCCTCCAGTCTCGAGCGTGCCCAGCGTATCGCCCCGCGCGAGCCGCAGGTGCTCTACCGTCTGGCCGAGGTGCGCCTGGCCCAGGGCGATGCGGCACAGGCCGAGCAGTTCGCGCGGCGTGGTCTGACCTACGCCTCGGGGCGCCCTGCCTTGCAGGCCAGCCTGTGGAACCTCATCGCCCAGGCACGCGAGCGTCAGGGCGACCCGGCAGGCGCCGCCAAGGCGCGTGAGCAAGCGCGGGTCACCCTGTGA
- the mrcB gene encoding penicillin-binding protein 1B has translation MTRKSSPRSSKKTRSSGLRPWLAWGFKLGLVGLVILAGFAVYLDAVVQEKFSGKRWTVPAKVYARPLELFVGQKLSKDDFLRELDALGYRRQSSADGPGAVAVAGNTIDMYSRGFQFYEGAEPARQIRVRFSGDYVAGLTQAGGANLAVARLEPLLIGGLYPAHQEDRILIKIDQVPAYLIDALVAVEDRDYFEHFGVSPKGIVRAIWINATSGRLVQGGSTLTQQLVKNFYLTNERTLLRKATEAMMAVLLELHYDKREILEAYLNEVFLGQDGQRAIHGFGLASQYFFSQPISELKLEQVALLVGMVKGPTYFNPRRNPERALARRNLVLDLLAEQGSITPEEAAAAKQKPLGVTQRGRMADSSFPAFLDLVKRQLREDYREQDLTEEGLRIFTSFDPILQLKAEEALADTMKRLAGRKGVDEVQAGMVVTNPETGEIQALLGSRQPRFAGFNRALDAVRPIGSLVKPAIYLSALERPSQYTLTSWLEDEPFSVKGQDGQVWTPQNYDRKAHGNIFLYQGLANSYNLSTAKLGLEIGVPKVLQTLERLGVKRQWPAYPSMLLGAGALTPMEVTEMYQTLANGGFNTPLRGIRSVLTADGQPLGRYPFKIQQRFDPGAIYLVQNAMQRVMREGTGRSVYSQLPSSLNLAGKTGTSNDSRDSWFAGFSQDLLAVVWLGRDDNGPTPLTGATGALQVWTGFMRKADPLPLDMPLPDNVTMAWVDRSTGQGSASGCPNAIQMPYIRGSEPTPGPGCGIQAPVDSVMDWVRGWLQ, from the coding sequence ATGACTCGAAAAAGCTCCCCTCGCTCCAGCAAGAAAACCCGTTCTTCCGGCCTGCGTCCCTGGCTTGCCTGGGGCTTCAAGCTGGGCCTCGTCGGCCTGGTGATACTCGCCGGTTTCGCCGTCTATCTCGATGCCGTGGTGCAGGAGAAATTCTCCGGCAAGCGCTGGACCGTGCCGGCCAAGGTCTATGCCAGACCGCTGGAGCTGTTCGTTGGGCAGAAACTGAGCAAGGACGACTTCCTGCGCGAACTCGACGCGCTCGGCTACCGCCGCCAGAGCAGTGCCGACGGCCCTGGAGCGGTGGCCGTTGCCGGCAATACCATCGACATGTACAGCCGGGGGTTCCAGTTCTACGAGGGCGCCGAGCCCGCCCGGCAGATTCGCGTGCGCTTCTCCGGTGACTACGTGGCCGGCCTGACCCAGGCCGGTGGCGCCAACCTCGCGGTGGCGCGGCTCGAACCTCTGCTGATCGGCGGTCTCTACCCGGCGCATCAGGAGGATCGCATCCTGATCAAGATCGATCAGGTGCCGGCTTATCTGATCGATGCCCTGGTGGCCGTCGAGGATCGTGACTATTTCGAGCACTTCGGCGTATCGCCCAAGGGCATCGTCCGTGCCATCTGGATCAACGCCACCTCCGGGCGCCTGGTGCAGGGGGGTAGTACCCTGACCCAGCAGCTCGTCAAGAACTTCTACCTGACCAACGAGCGCACCCTGCTGCGCAAGGCCACTGAAGCCATGATGGCGGTGCTGCTGGAGCTGCATTACGACAAGCGCGAGATTCTCGAGGCCTACCTCAACGAGGTCTTCCTCGGCCAGGACGGCCAGCGCGCCATCCATGGTTTCGGTCTGGCCAGCCAGTATTTTTTCAGTCAGCCGATTTCCGAGCTCAAGCTGGAGCAGGTCGCGCTGCTGGTGGGCATGGTCAAGGGGCCGACCTACTTCAACCCCAGGCGCAACCCAGAGCGGGCGCTGGCACGGCGCAACCTGGTGCTCGATCTGCTCGCCGAGCAGGGTTCGATCACGCCCGAAGAGGCGGCCGCAGCCAAGCAGAAGCCACTGGGCGTGACGCAGCGTGGGCGCATGGCCGACAGTTCCTTCCCGGCCTTCCTCGATCTGGTCAAGCGCCAGTTGCGCGAGGATTACCGCGAGCAGGATCTGACCGAGGAGGGGCTACGCATCTTCACCAGTTTCGACCCCATTCTGCAGCTCAAGGCCGAGGAAGCCCTGGCTGATACGATGAAACGCCTGGCCGGCCGCAAGGGCGTGGATGAGGTGCAGGCCGGCATGGTGGTGACCAATCCGGAAACCGGCGAGATCCAGGCACTGCTCGGTAGCCGTCAGCCGCGCTTCGCCGGCTTCAACCGTGCGCTGGACGCGGTACGGCCGATCGGCTCGCTGGTCAAACCGGCCATCTACCTGTCGGCACTGGAGCGCCCGAGTCAGTACACTCTGACCAGTTGGCTCGAGGATGAGCCCTTCTCCGTGAAAGGGCAGGACGGTCAGGTGTGGACGCCGCAGAACTATGATCGCAAGGCCCATGGCAATATCTTCCTGTATCAGGGCTTGGCCAACTCCTACAACCTGTCGACGGCCAAGCTCGGCCTGGAAATCGGTGTGCCCAAGGTGCTCCAGACCCTCGAGCGCCTGGGAGTGAAACGCCAGTGGCCGGCCTATCCGTCGATGTTACTGGGGGCGGGCGCATTGACACCGATGGAAGTCACGGAGATGTACCAGACCCTGGCCAATGGCGGCTTCAACACGCCGCTGCGTGGTATTCGCAGCGTGCTGACCGCCGATGGTCAACCACTGGGCCGTTACCCGTTCAAGATCCAGCAGCGCTTCGATCCGGGGGCCATCTATCTGGTGCAGAATGCCATGCAGCGCGTCATGCGCGAGGGCACCGGGCGTTCGGTCTACAGCCAGTTGCCCAGTTCCTTGAACCTGGCCGGCAAGACCGGCACCAGCAACGACTCGCGCGATAGCTGGTTCGCCGGCTTCAGCCAGGATCTGCTGGCAGTGGTCTGGCTCGGCCGTGACGACAACGGCCCGACCCCTCTGACCGGCGCCACTGGCGCGCTGCAGGTTTGGACAGGCTTCATGCGCAAAGCCGATCCCTTGCCGCTGGACATGCCCCTGCCGGATAACGTGACCATGGCCTGGGTCGACCGCAGCACCGGGCAAGGCTCCGCTTCCGGGTGCCCGAATGCCATACAGATGCCTTATATTCGCGGCAGTGAACCGACTCCCGGCCCCGGCTGTGGCATCCAGGCACCGGTCGACTCGGTGATGGACTGGGTACGTGGCTGGCTGCAATGA
- a CDS encoding bifunctional aminoglycoside phosphotransferase/ATP-binding protein codes for MSQSLIAALQNPALYPHPVEEFRVIETHISWVLLTGPYAYKIKKPVNFGFLDFTELSARQHFCTEELRLNQRLTQGLYLEVLSINGSEQAPTLGGEGPAIEYALKMRQFPQSQLLSAIQERGELDERHIDALASQIARFHLSAPQVAQDHPLGTPEAVMAPVQQNFEQIRPLLNDKNDLLQLDALEAWAQSSYDRLQPLLAERKAQGFIRECHGDIHLGNVAQIDGQVVLFDCIEFNEPFRLIDIASDAAFLAMDLEDRGLKCMSRRFISAWLEQTGDYQALQLLNFYKAYRAMVRGKVALFRLSQEQDSVQRAVILRQYRAYAALAESYSAIPTPFLAITHGVSAVGKSHVAMRLVEALGAIRLRSDVERKRLFGQQQASQQGQLQGGIYSADASQATYERLHQLAQQALQAGFAVVIDATYLKAAQRQAAWQVAESTGTPFLILDCQAPEAVIASWLSQRQSEGQDPSDATLEVIQAQQASREPLDAQELQHTGHVDTHDSASLDGLLERIRQKLPGI; via the coding sequence GTGAGCCAAAGCCTGATTGCCGCGCTACAGAACCCAGCCCTCTATCCACACCCGGTGGAAGAGTTTCGCGTGATTGAGACACACATTTCCTGGGTTTTGCTCACGGGCCCCTATGCCTACAAGATCAAAAAGCCGGTCAACTTCGGCTTTCTCGACTTTACCGAGCTGTCTGCACGGCAACATTTCTGCACGGAAGAACTGCGCCTCAACCAACGCCTGACCCAAGGGCTTTACCTGGAGGTGCTGTCGATCAATGGCAGCGAGCAGGCACCCACCCTGGGCGGCGAAGGCCCGGCCATCGAATATGCCCTGAAGATGCGCCAGTTTCCGCAAAGTCAGCTCCTCAGCGCCATTCAGGAACGCGGTGAGCTGGATGAACGGCATATCGATGCCCTGGCCAGCCAGATCGCGCGCTTCCACCTCAGCGCCCCGCAGGTGGCCCAGGATCATCCGCTGGGCACGCCGGAGGCGGTGATGGCACCAGTGCAACAGAATTTCGAGCAGATTCGCCCGCTGCTCAACGACAAGAACGACCTGTTGCAGCTCGACGCCCTGGAAGCCTGGGCCCAGTCCAGCTACGATCGCCTGCAACCCTTGCTGGCCGAGCGCAAGGCGCAGGGGTTCATCCGCGAATGCCACGGCGACATCCACCTGGGCAATGTCGCCCAGATCGATGGACAGGTGGTGTTGTTCGACTGCATCGAATTCAACGAGCCGTTCCGCCTGATCGACATCGCCTCGGATGCCGCCTTCCTGGCCATGGATCTCGAAGATCGTGGCCTCAAGTGCATGTCGCGACGCTTCATCAGCGCCTGGCTGGAACAGACCGGCGACTACCAGGCCCTGCAACTGCTCAATTTCTACAAGGCCTATCGCGCCATGGTGCGCGGCAAGGTAGCACTGTTCCGCCTGAGCCAGGAGCAGGACTCGGTGCAACGAGCAGTGATCCTGCGTCAGTACCGTGCCTATGCCGCCCTGGCGGAAAGCTACAGCGCCATTCCCACGCCCTTCCTGGCCATCACCCATGGCGTCTCGGCCGTCGGCAAGAGCCATGTCGCCATGCGTCTGGTGGAAGCCCTGGGTGCCATCCGCCTGCGCTCGGATGTCGAACGTAAACGCCTGTTCGGTCAGCAGCAGGCCTCACAGCAAGGCCAACTGCAGGGCGGCATCTACAGCGCCGATGCCAGCCAGGCCACCTACGAGCGCCTGCACCAACTGGCGCAACAGGCATTGCAGGCCGGTTTCGCCGTGGTCATCGATGCCACCTATCTGAAGGCAGCGCAACGCCAGGCGGCCTGGCAGGTGGCGGAAAGCACCGGCACGCCCTTCCTCATCCTCGACTGCCAGGCACCGGAGGCCGTGATCGCCAGTTGGCTAAGCCAGCGGCAGAGCGAAGGCCAGGATCCATCCGACGCCACCCTGGAAGTGATCCAGGCTCAGCAGGCCAGTCGCGAGCCACTCGATGCCCAAGAGCTGCAGCATACCGGCCATGTCGACACCCACGACAGCGCCAGCCTGGATGGCCTGCTCGAGCGCATTCGTCAGAAACTGCCGGGCATCTGA
- a CDS encoding pentapeptide repeat-containing protein, whose protein sequence is MNQPRQLDHPLYRLLHNDDIKGFNAQKPKDVEVDLSGGDFRGLDLRNMDTELVNFTDAYFRGADLRGLDFRHTKIEGASLAHAQISGTYFPVELTADEILMSVNFGTRLRYRTK, encoded by the coding sequence ATGAACCAGCCACGCCAGCTCGATCATCCGCTCTATCGTCTGCTGCACAACGACGACATCAAAGGTTTCAATGCCCAGAAACCCAAGGATGTGGAGGTCGATCTGTCGGGCGGAGACTTCCGCGGCCTCGATCTGCGCAACATGGATACCGAATTGGTCAATTTCACTGACGCCTACTTCCGTGGCGCAGACCTGCGCGGCCTGGATTTCCGTCATACCAAGATAGAAGGCGCCAGCCTGGCCCATGCGCAGATTTCCGGTACCTATTTCCCCGTCGAACTGACAGCCGATGAGATTCTCATGTCGGTGAATTTCGGCACACGCCTGCGTTATCGCACCAAATAG
- a CDS encoding TfoX/Sxy family protein, whose protein sequence is MNDELQRLKNLGKTSAQWLHAVGIHTAGDLRRHGAVGAYRAVRSRGFRASKVLLYAIEGALLDIHWSELSATHKAALNGELQEAPPHNKS, encoded by the coding sequence GTGAACGACGAACTGCAACGCCTGAAGAACCTCGGCAAGACATCTGCCCAATGGCTGCATGCGGTCGGCATCCATACCGCTGGCGACCTGCGCCGCCACGGTGCTGTAGGCGCCTATCGAGCGGTACGCTCCAGAGGGTTTCGCGCCTCGAAGGTATTGCTCTACGCCATCGAGGGCGCCCTGCTCGACATCCATTGGAGCGAGTTGTCAGCGACACACAAGGCGGCGCTCAACGGCGAATTGCAAGAAGCCCCGCCACACAACAAGAGTTAG
- a CDS encoding cyclic nucleotide-binding domain-containing protein: protein MYLLGEQPAYANQLINRLQSIPAQLLAGLEPIGEPLLIERTDDLAKVLPGNQLFIIESGLLHALVDERPLFYLQEGDLVGLRQGIELPSCRYSSEEPLSLTPYSRSEVFQHIHADEQRQEQFIHYLIGQTALLSDALVRLKQPEIRPATGFQHFAAGEELIHQGDDADHVFIIIEGHAEAYVDGQKVGDVQKDEIFGAMAVFTREKRSATVVASEPCTVMVIPKDQFLGLMQSNPRIAHSLIESMARRIDLLNKEVTQLRS from the coding sequence ATGTATTTACTCGGGGAGCAACCGGCCTACGCCAATCAGTTGATCAATCGCCTACAGAGCATCCCCGCTCAACTGCTGGCCGGGCTCGAGCCCATAGGCGAACCACTGCTCATCGAGCGTACGGACGATCTGGCCAAGGTTCTGCCAGGCAATCAGCTATTCATCATCGAGAGTGGTCTGCTTCATGCGCTGGTCGACGAACGTCCGCTGTTCTATCTGCAGGAAGGCGACCTGGTCGGCCTGCGCCAAGGCATCGAACTGCCCAGTTGCCGTTACAGCAGCGAAGAACCGCTGAGCCTGACGCCCTATTCCCGTAGCGAAGTGTTCCAGCACATCCATGCCGACGAACAGCGCCAGGAGCAGTTCATCCATTACCTCATCGGTCAAACGGCTCTGCTCTCCGATGCCCTGGTACGCCTCAAGCAGCCGGAAATTCGCCCCGCCACCGGCTTCCAGCACTTCGCTGCCGGCGAGGAACTGATTCATCAGGGCGACGATGCCGACCATGTGTTCATCATCATCGAAGGCCATGCCGAAGCCTATGTCGACGGGCAGAAGGTTGGTGACGTGCAGAAGGACGAAATCTTCGGTGCCATGGCCGTCTTCACCCGTGAGAAACGCAGCGCCACCGTAGTGGCCAGCGAGCCGTGCACGGTCATGGTGATTCCCAAGGATCAGTTCCTCGGCCTGATGCAGAGCAATCCACGCATCGCCCACAGCCTGATCGAGAGCATGGCCCGGCGCATCGACCTGCTAAACAAGGAAGTCACTCAGTTGCGTAGCTAG